One genomic window of Anoplolepis gracilipes chromosome 5, ASM4749672v1, whole genome shotgun sequence includes the following:
- the LOC140665666 gene encoding sensory neuron membrane protein 1-like isoform X1, with translation MLFLKIAKILSILEIKISNLIIHNFCLFWELRFLSVQRMAIFQEFFCKENNTRRVLRQIDDAMRNPYVRCLLSFSTIGKIVNVVLHVTDVYKINNMVSVKRLGIAGFCMFFMMLIIYNLVFPAILKSQVKSQIRLKKGDEMRDFWEILPQPLDFNIYVFNVTNPSEIKTGAKPIVQEVGPFHYDLYRDKENVVDRDADDTVEYSLRQTWHFNREKSILSEDVDIYTFHPIMIAVILIIQRDKPSAMGVISKALDSIFQKPESIFIKTNMKDLFFRGIFLDCSNISDFAGSAVCSALQEKEHLFIKEGELRYRYGFLAKANGTYLPDRIRVFRGIKNYMDVGRVLSIGNETKMSVWPDNPCNDFRGTDGTIFPPFLTKDRKVWAVFPDICRSIAAYYVEPGMVQGFKTLHYTGDLGDPATDEDVKCLCLESEGCMPKNIYNAGPCKSVPIRISLPHFYDSDPRYLEMIEGLNPDPKKHQMTFDFEIMTGTPIKAYKKIQFNVLVGPIPKLKLMKSFPEVLFPLFYIEDGLELGNVLIKPLKKAFKQILIAKILMWLMMLSGIGMMIAAGVKHYKEKKAASVSQPDLLPKEKEQSSASQKPTISTIQAQLPPSID, from the exons atgttatttttaaaaatcgcgAAGATTTTGtcgattttagaaattaagatTTCAAATTTGATAATCCATAATTTTTGCCTGTTCTGGGAATTGAGATTCTTGTCAGTGCAAAGAATGgcaatttttcaagaatttttttgcaaagaaaaCAACACGCGTCGTGTTTTGCGTCAAATAGACGACGCAATGCGTAATCCATATGTAAGATGTCTATTATCCTTTTCCACAATCGGCAAAATCGTCAACGTTGTGCTACATGTTACTGATGTATATAAG attaataatatggtGTCTGTAAAGAGGCTAGGAATCGCCGGTTTCTGTATGTTTTTTATGATGCTTATTATCTACAACCTAGTATTTCCCGCTATATTGAAATCGCAAGTCAAATCT cAAATTAGACTGAAAAAAGGAGATGAAATGCGCGATTTTTGGGAAATACTTCCACAGCCActggattttaatatttatgtttttaatgtaACAAATCCTTCTGAAATCAAAACAGGAGCGAAACCAATTGTGCAAGAAGTGGGACCTTTTCACTACGA TTTGTATCGCGACAAAGAGAACGTTGTAGACCGAGATGCAGACGATACTGTCGAATATAGTTTGCGACAAACTTGGCACTTCAATCGAGAAAAGAGCATCCTGTCGGAGGATGTGGATATTTACACATTTCATCCCATCATGATAGCAGTAATCCTAATTATTCAAAGAGATAAACCATCTGCGATGGGCGTCATCA GCAAAGCACTTGACAGTATCTTCCAGAAACcagaatcaatatttattaaaactaacATGAAAGATCTATTTTTTCGCGGTATATTTCTCGATTGTTCAAATATAAGTGATTTCGCTGGATCCGCAGTGTGTAGTGCGTTACAAGAAAaggaacatttatttattaaggagGGCGAGTTACGTTACAGATATGGTTTTCTTGCTAAG GCAAATGGAACTTATCTCCCGGATCGCATAAGAGTATTCCGTGGAATCAAGAATTACATGGACGTTGGCCGTGTATTATCTATAGGAAATGAAACGAAGATGAGTGTATGGCCTGATAATCCATGCAACGATTTTCGTGGCACAGATGGAACTATTTTTCCACCGTTTCTTACCAAAGATAGAAAAGTCTGGGCAGTGTTTCCAGATATTTGCCGAAGTATAGCCGCTTATTATGTCGAACCAGGAATGGTCCAAG GTTTCAAAACGCTGCATTACACAGGAGATTTGGGGGATCCAGCTACAGATGAGGATGTCAAGTGTCTCTGTCTCGAATCTGAAGGATGCATgccgaaaaatatatataatgcaggCCCCTGCAAGAGCGTGCCTATAAGAATAAGCCTACCTCATTTTTATGACTCGGATCCACGATACTTAGAGATGATCGAAGGGTTAAATCCTGATCCT AAGAAGCATCAGATGACTTTCGACTTTGAGATAATGACAGGCACTCCGATAAAAGCGTACAAGAAGATTCAATTCAATGTGTTAGTCGGACCCATCCccaaacttaaattaatgaaatctttTCCGGAAGTGCTCTTTCCGCTATTTTACATAGAGGATGGACTTGAACTCGGGAATGTTCTGATAAAACCGTTGAAAAAAGCattcaaacaaattttaatcgcAAA GATATTGATGTGGCTCATGATGCTGAGTGGAATAGGCATGATGATCGCCGCTGGAGTGAAacactataaagaaaaaaaagcggCGAGTGTTTCACAACCAGATCTCTTGCCGAAAGAAAAGGAACAGAGCAGCGCATCACAGAAACCAACAATCAGCACCATACAAGCTCAACTACCACCTAGCATTGATTAA
- the LOC140665666 gene encoding sensory neuron membrane protein 1-like isoform X2 — translation MVSVKRLGIAGFCMFFMMLIIYNLVFPAILKSQVKSQIRLKKGDEMRDFWEILPQPLDFNIYVFNVTNPSEIKTGAKPIVQEVGPFHYDLYRDKENVVDRDADDTVEYSLRQTWHFNREKSILSEDVDIYTFHPIMIAVILIIQRDKPSAMGVISKALDSIFQKPESIFIKTNMKDLFFRGIFLDCSNISDFAGSAVCSALQEKEHLFIKEGELRYRYGFLAKANGTYLPDRIRVFRGIKNYMDVGRVLSIGNETKMSVWPDNPCNDFRGTDGTIFPPFLTKDRKVWAVFPDICRSIAAYYVEPGMVQGFKTLHYTGDLGDPATDEDVKCLCLESEGCMPKNIYNAGPCKSVPIRISLPHFYDSDPRYLEMIEGLNPDPKKHQMTFDFEIMTGTPIKAYKKIQFNVLVGPIPKLKLMKSFPEVLFPLFYIEDGLELGNVLIKPLKKAFKQILIAKILMWLMMLSGIGMMIAAGVKHYKEKKAASVSQPDLLPKEKEQSSASQKPTISTIQAQLPPSID, via the exons atggtGTCTGTAAAGAGGCTAGGAATCGCCGGTTTCTGTATGTTTTTTATGATGCTTATTATCTACAACCTAGTATTTCCCGCTATATTGAAATCGCAAGTCAAATCT cAAATTAGACTGAAAAAAGGAGATGAAATGCGCGATTTTTGGGAAATACTTCCACAGCCActggattttaatatttatgtttttaatgtaACAAATCCTTCTGAAATCAAAACAGGAGCGAAACCAATTGTGCAAGAAGTGGGACCTTTTCACTACGA TTTGTATCGCGACAAAGAGAACGTTGTAGACCGAGATGCAGACGATACTGTCGAATATAGTTTGCGACAAACTTGGCACTTCAATCGAGAAAAGAGCATCCTGTCGGAGGATGTGGATATTTACACATTTCATCCCATCATGATAGCAGTAATCCTAATTATTCAAAGAGATAAACCATCTGCGATGGGCGTCATCA GCAAAGCACTTGACAGTATCTTCCAGAAACcagaatcaatatttattaaaactaacATGAAAGATCTATTTTTTCGCGGTATATTTCTCGATTGTTCAAATATAAGTGATTTCGCTGGATCCGCAGTGTGTAGTGCGTTACAAGAAAaggaacatttatttattaaggagGGCGAGTTACGTTACAGATATGGTTTTCTTGCTAAG GCAAATGGAACTTATCTCCCGGATCGCATAAGAGTATTCCGTGGAATCAAGAATTACATGGACGTTGGCCGTGTATTATCTATAGGAAATGAAACGAAGATGAGTGTATGGCCTGATAATCCATGCAACGATTTTCGTGGCACAGATGGAACTATTTTTCCACCGTTTCTTACCAAAGATAGAAAAGTCTGGGCAGTGTTTCCAGATATTTGCCGAAGTATAGCCGCTTATTATGTCGAACCAGGAATGGTCCAAG GTTTCAAAACGCTGCATTACACAGGAGATTTGGGGGATCCAGCTACAGATGAGGATGTCAAGTGTCTCTGTCTCGAATCTGAAGGATGCATgccgaaaaatatatataatgcaggCCCCTGCAAGAGCGTGCCTATAAGAATAAGCCTACCTCATTTTTATGACTCGGATCCACGATACTTAGAGATGATCGAAGGGTTAAATCCTGATCCT AAGAAGCATCAGATGACTTTCGACTTTGAGATAATGACAGGCACTCCGATAAAAGCGTACAAGAAGATTCAATTCAATGTGTTAGTCGGACCCATCCccaaacttaaattaatgaaatctttTCCGGAAGTGCTCTTTCCGCTATTTTACATAGAGGATGGACTTGAACTCGGGAATGTTCTGATAAAACCGTTGAAAAAAGCattcaaacaaattttaatcgcAAA GATATTGATGTGGCTCATGATGCTGAGTGGAATAGGCATGATGATCGCCGCTGGAGTGAAacactataaagaaaaaaaagcggCGAGTGTTTCACAACCAGATCTCTTGCCGAAAGAAAAGGAACAGAGCAGCGCATCACAGAAACCAACAATCAGCACCATACAAGCTCAACTACCACCTAGCATTGATTAA